One genomic region from Sphingobacterium sp. UGAL515B_05 encodes:
- a CDS encoding TlpA disulfide reductase family protein, producing MKLSLLSLFTFFLLSFAIAQSSAEKPLKVDPNDWIKQKLADAKVKKNLVSYKDKFFQFDTVRLVGFIEGYSPALEFTSGIIYSSNELTREDYPTTVQVYPDGRFEASFLATNPKTSYLNFKNDQFKFYIEPGQTLALRFRVTADQNLALMGFEGPLAAENQLLVGFDWGNNTRAFYQGMERRLKEQPISSIKKQLLTAWDSVQNEVKGRLKKSDFSPKIKNIVHTQVALMYAVQLMDLQMYRKNYLSNNPTNAFLKEPLPSDYFNFIARLNLNDPAILVQDEFSTFINRFEYSTLFSRDVYYDALNSQRKGNLYLVLDSANQKSNPTIATTLVSEVAKLRTLRSALNGAADTVGITKTTEQLLAVLKNRDLRYEALQLAERVKKSKNGYLLPHTTAATIFKSMTDKYRGKVVVVDFWAQWCGPCRSGIESSQGKRLKLKDNPNLAFVFVTDVDGTPDMEFYKDYIVKNSMFESYRVSADEYRALRELFKFNGIPRYVLMDPDGRIRSDNFQMHNLTTELPKNYPQLFTYQQMQRIN from the coding sequence ATGAAGTTATCATTACTTTCTTTATTTACTTTCTTCTTGTTGTCATTTGCTATAGCGCAATCATCTGCTGAAAAACCGCTTAAAGTTGATCCAAATGACTGGATAAAGCAAAAGCTGGCGGATGCTAAAGTGAAAAAAAATCTAGTATCGTATAAAGACAAATTTTTCCAATTTGATACGGTACGTTTAGTTGGATTTATCGAAGGTTATAGTCCTGCATTAGAATTTACAAGTGGTATTATTTATAGCAGTAATGAGCTGACTCGTGAAGATTATCCGACTACCGTACAGGTTTATCCTGATGGTCGTTTTGAGGCGAGCTTCTTGGCTACTAATCCGAAAACTAGTTACCTTAACTTTAAAAATGACCAATTTAAATTTTATATCGAACCGGGACAGACGCTAGCGTTGCGATTTCGCGTTACAGCAGATCAAAATTTAGCGTTAATGGGTTTTGAAGGCCCTCTTGCTGCCGAGAATCAGCTGCTTGTAGGCTTTGATTGGGGAAATAACACCCGTGCCTTTTATCAGGGCATGGAAAGGCGTTTGAAAGAGCAACCAATTTCATCAATAAAAAAGCAACTCTTGACAGCTTGGGATTCGGTGCAAAATGAAGTAAAGGGACGGTTAAAGAAATCAGATTTTTCACCAAAAATAAAAAATATAGTCCATACGCAAGTTGCGCTCATGTATGCAGTGCAATTGATGGATCTGCAAATGTATCGAAAGAATTACCTAAGTAACAATCCTACAAATGCCTTCCTAAAAGAGCCACTACCCAGTGATTATTTTAATTTTATAGCTCGCTTAAACTTAAATGATCCGGCTATTTTGGTACAGGATGAGTTTTCAACCTTTATTAACCGATTTGAGTATTCTACACTATTTAGTCGTGATGTCTATTATGATGCCTTAAATAGTCAACGTAAAGGGAATTTATATTTGGTATTGGATTCGGCAAATCAAAAATCTAACCCAACGATAGCCACTACGTTGGTCTCGGAAGTTGCGAAACTACGTACCTTGCGGTCTGCATTAAATGGTGCAGCTGATACAGTTGGGATAACAAAAACTACAGAACAATTATTGGCCGTGTTAAAAAATAGAGATTTAAGGTATGAAGCGCTTCAACTGGCGGAACGTGTGAAGAAATCCAAAAACGGCTATTTGCTACCCCATACAACTGCTGCAACTATTTTTAAGAGCATGACAGATAAATACCGTGGTAAAGTCGTTGTTGTGGACTTTTGGGCACAGTGGTGCGGCCCATGCCGCTCCGGTATTGAATCGTCGCAAGGAAAACGCTTAAAACTCAAAGATAATCCTAATTTGGCGTTTGTTTTTGTGACGGACGTCGATGGAACTCCAGATATGGAGTTTTATAAAGATTATATCGTTAAAAATAGCATGTTTGAATCCTATCGGGTTTCTGCCGATGAATATAGAGCATTGCGTGAATTATTTAAATTTAACGGAATTCCGAGATATGTACTGATGGATCCTGATGGTCGAATTAGAAGTGATAATTTCCAAATGCATAACCTGACAACTGAACTTCCAAAAAATTACCCACAGCTTTTTACGTATCAACAGATGCAAAGGATCAACTAA
- a CDS encoding ATP-binding protein, translating into MPFDEHFLLSVLERSPLATAIYDSADLNIAFANQAMLDTWHASSSILGHTLCACFPSFEKEGFSSILKNVWKTGITYRAKDTPADIVSGRNIIKRYFDFEYKALLDEKGNTYAILHSSWDVTERKLAYDKAESQKEQISFNRKLDLLSNTLSHDLKNPLSILKMGNDMLRKNISLPKDVQQKWFDNMQAAIENIQSIINQTLQLNKIRAVNPVRECLEMDKKIAEWIDEVKLIYPASQLEFRLGNLYKLDADCGVAYQIFFNLISNAVKYAKDTEQDYLAIYSEKTSKGIVYYLEDNGIGIPDEDLDVVFKAHERAKNALAAQGSGIGLSLVKELMERLDGNVNLSSKLGKGTIIRLFFPNN; encoded by the coding sequence ATGCCTTTTGATGAGCACTTTTTGTTGTCTGTTCTGGAGCGGTCTCCTTTAGCCACGGCTATCTATGATAGTGCGGACCTCAATATTGCCTTTGCCAACCAGGCGATGCTGGATACATGGCATGCAAGCAGCTCAATTTTAGGACATACTTTGTGTGCCTGTTTTCCCAGCTTTGAAAAAGAAGGGTTTTCATCTATTTTGAAAAATGTGTGGAAGACAGGGATTACCTATCGTGCCAAGGATACTCCGGCAGATATCGTATCCGGGAGAAATATTATCAAACGGTACTTTGATTTCGAATACAAAGCATTATTGGACGAAAAAGGAAATACTTATGCTATTTTACATTCCTCATGGGATGTGACGGAAAGAAAACTTGCCTATGATAAAGCTGAAAGCCAAAAAGAGCAAATATCTTTTAATAGAAAGCTGGATCTATTATCCAATACCCTTTCACATGACTTAAAAAACCCATTATCTATTCTAAAGATGGGAAATGATATGCTGCGTAAAAATATAAGTCTGCCTAAAGATGTTCAGCAAAAATGGTTCGACAATATGCAAGCTGCCATAGAAAATATTCAGTCTATTATCAACCAAACCCTTCAGCTAAATAAAATAAGAGCTGTCAATCCGGTTAGGGAATGTTTAGAAATGGATAAAAAGATTGCAGAATGGATAGATGAGGTAAAGCTTATTTATCCAGCATCACAGTTGGAGTTTAGATTGGGAAATCTCTACAAGCTGGATGCAGACTGTGGGGTTGCTTATCAGATTTTTTTTAATCTCATTTCCAATGCTGTGAAATATGCCAAAGATACCGAGCAGGATTATCTGGCGATCTATAGTGAAAAGACAAGCAAAGGCATTGTTTACTATTTGGAAGATAATGGGATCGGCATTCCAGATGAAGACCTGGATGTTGTATTTAAAGCCCATGAGCGCGCAAAAAATGCGCTTGCAGCACAGGGCTCAGGGATAGGACTCTCTTTAGTTAAGGAGTTGATGGAACGTCTGGACGGTAACGTTAATCTCTCCAGTAAGCTGGGTAAGGGGACGATCATTCGCTTGTTCTTTCCGAATAATTAA